AACTTGAATGTCCGTGCACAGAGAGGTGAGTAAAGCTAGAGAGATTACTTTTGGTTCCCATGACTCCCTGAAAAACACTGCCAATTGTTACTGAGTGGACCACGCTGTTTAAATAAACCAATTCAACAAGACTCACAGAGCAGCCGTCGACCAGGGCCTTGATGTATGGGCTGGTCTCGTAGCTGAGGTCCTCATCGTTGGCGCCCTGGAAGTGCAACGCCCTCTTGTGGCCGTTATTGGCAGTGCGGTCGGCCCAGGCCACGGAGCGGTGGCAGTGATAGGTGAAATTCTGGCGGGCCTGGACACTCAGCAACCGCAGGAAGCCCAACTGAACCACGCCGATCGGCTCGCCATTCGAGTCCACGTACGAAAGCTGGGGGGGTGAAAGAAGATATCCCATGAGATATAAACTCTGACGAAGCTGGTAGAAGTGAACTCTATTATAAGCAGAGAGTTGGATATGTCCACCTGACATTATAATAAACACTTTCCTTATCGACGGAGCGTTATGATAATGCATTGATCATTTTTCTGATTGACAATTATCTTCACGCATTTGTTGATAACCAGGTCGAACATTGCACACATATGGACCATAATGAATGTCCCCCTGGGATTCTGTACAGTGGTGTGATGAACCCATACTAACCTTGCTGCCAGTTGCAAACTCACTGTACCAGGAGCCCGGTTTCTCCGTGGTCCAAGAGTTGAGCTTTACctaggagagaaatagagacaatGAGATGTGTAGATGTTTAAACACAGCTCCTTCAGGGTAGAGTTAGTGTGTACATTATTGACTGATGAGCTCAGTCTCTCTTCTCACCGTGTCCACGCTCTTGCTGGGGTACAGACACGTCTCCCCACCAGCGGTGAAGTTACAGAACACCTTGAGAGAGTCGCGAGAGCAACCCTGGTTGGGGTCGATCCAGTACTCTCCTACAAGGGGGGAGCAGAGATATAAGGCACGATTTAAACACCAAGAGATtcaaatgcttttttttttttagggggtGATGAGCTTTAATACTGCAGATAGATTTTTAAAACAATTGTGTATATtagcttagtagaaacccagcccgGGCTTTAGTTAAAAGTGAACCTCATAAATGTCTTTGTAAGAGTTCCTCTGTCTCTAAAAAAAAATCCCTGTGTAAAGTCAGAATTGACACATTTCTTTTGTGAATAGTTTTACGCCTAAAAGCGTCGTACCGTCCTTGAGCTCTGGCTGGCTGAGTTTGAGGTCCTGGCAGGTGCGTGCGGGGCTGTCCTTGGTGCCCAGAGGGAAGCGCATGGTCTCAATCTCCTGTCGCAGCGAGTTCAGTGAGCCGAAGATCTCCTCCATGCCCTCACTGCCTGTCAGGAACTCTGTGCCGGTGGCGTCGGCTACAGCCGACTCTGCGTCTGTCTCAGACTGCATCCGGCTGGCGTCGATGGAGCGCTTGGACTTCTTGGAGATTTGGATGGGCATCGGCTGGATGACTTCGCCTGGAGGACCCTGATTGGAGGAGGATCACAGAGAAAGATTATTATTGGTTGATAATGATTAATGAGATTTATAGGTTTATGAAACAATTAACTTATTTATGTTTGAACTGAAAACGTTGAATAcacgtacagtgcattcagaaagtattcagatcccttgactttttacacattttgttgcgttacagccttattctaaaatggcttAAATCatccccccccatcaatctacacacaataaaccacattgacaaagcagaaacaggtttgtagaaatgtttgtaaatgtataaaaaaatataaaaaaacagaaataccttatttgcataagtattcaggccctttgctatgagactcaacattgagctcaggtacatgtCAGAGCAtataccaagccatgaggtcgaaagaattgtccgtcgagctccgagacaggattgtgttgaggcacagatctggggaagggtaccaaaacatttctgcagcattgaagctccccaagaacacagtggcctccatcattcttaattggaagaggttttgaaccaccaagactcttcccagaactggcagcccagccaaactgagcaatcgggggagaagggccttcgtcagggaggtgaccaagaacccgatggtcaatctgacagagctccagagttcctctgtagatatgggagaaccttccagaaggacaaccatctctgcagcactccaccaatcaggcctttatggtagaatggccagactgaagtcactcctcagtaaaaggcacacaaCAACCTGTTttaagtttgccaaaaggcacttaaaggactctcagaccatgagaaacaagattctctggtcggatgaaaccaagattgaactctttggcctgaatgccaagcgtcatgtctggaggaaacctggcaccatccctacggtgaagtacggtggtggcagcatcatactgtggggatgtttttcagcagtaggGACTGGAAGACCAGTccggattgagggaaagatgaatggagcaaagtacagagagatccttgataaaaacctgctccagagcgctcagggcctcagactggggcgaaggttcaccttccaacaggacaacaaccctaaacacacagccaagacaacgcaggactgacttggggacaagtctctgaatatccttgagtggcccagccagagccagaacCCGATCAaagatctctggagagacctgaaaacagctgtgcagcaacactcccaatccaacctaacagagcttgagaggatctacggagaagaatgggtgaaactccccaaatacaggtgtgccaagcttgtagcatcatacccaagaagacttgaggctgtaatcgctgccaaaggtacttcaacaaaatactgagtaaagggtctgaataattatgtaaatgtgatatattttattttattttgtcatgatggtgtattgtgtgtaaattgatgaggggaaaaaaacaattgaatacattttagaagaaggctgtaacataacaaaatgtggaaaaagtcaagaggtctgaatactttccgaatgcagatAGATGTTATGCTCTAAAATGATGTAAGCAACTGCACATAGATCTAGACTGGACAAAACTGAAAAATGGGTGTAAAATCCAAGTATTTAATTGGTTTCATGGAATAAACCGATTACGCAAAGGATGGGTACTCACTGGAGGCCCGGGGGGTCCTGAGACACCCTTCTCTCCCTTGGGACCAGCTCCTccctggaacacagagacaggaggcaTTAGAGATTAAACAATACACTGCACACAGGGACTCAATACACGGCACACAGGGACTCAATACACTGCACACGGGACTCAATACACTGCACACGGGACTCAATACACTGCACACGGGACTCAATACACTGCACACGGGACTCAATACACGGCACACGGGACTCAATACACTGCACACGGGACTCAATACACTGCACACGGGACTCAATACACTGCACACGGGACTCAATACACGGCACACGGGACTCAATACACTGCACACGGGACTCAATACACGGCACACGGGACTCAATACACTGCACACGGGACTCAATACACTGCACACGGGACTCAATACACTGCACACGGGACTCAATACACGGCACACGGGACTCAATACACTGCACACGGGACTCAATACACGGCACACGGGACTCAATACACGGCACACGGACTCAATACATTGCACACGGGACTCAATACATTGCACACGGGACTCAATACACGGCACACGGGACTCAATACATTGCACACGGGACTCAATACACGGCACACGGGACTCAATACATTGCACACGGGACTCAATATACTGCACACGGGACTCAATACACGGCACACGGGACTCAATACACGGCACACGGGACTCAATACATTGCACACGGGACTCAATACACGGCACACGGGACTCAATACACGGCACACGGGACTCAATACATTGCACACGGGACTCAATACACGGCACACAGGGACTCAATACACTGCACACGGGACTCAATACACGGCACACGGGACTCAATACACGGCACACGGGACTCAATACACGGCACACGGGACTCAATACACGGCACACGGGACTCAATACACTGCACACGGGACTCAATACACTGCACACAGGGACTCAATACACTGCACACGGGACTCAATACACGGCACACAGGGACTCAATACACGGCACACAGGGACTCAATACACTCCACACGGGACTCAATACACTCCACACGGGACTCAATACACTCCACACGGGACTCAATACACGGCACACGGGGACTCAATACACGGCACACGGGGACTCAATACACGGCACACGGGGACTCAATACACGGCACACGGGGACTCAATACACGGCACACGGGGACTCAATACACTGCACACGGGACTCAATACACTGCACACGGGACTCAATACACTGCACACGGGACTCAATACACTGCACACGGGACTCAATACACTGCACACGGGACTCAATACACGGCACACGGGACTCAATACACTGCACACGGGACTCAATACACTGCACACGGGACTCAATACACTGCACACGGGACTCAATACACTGCACACGGGGACTCAATACACGGCACACGGGACTCAATACACGGCACACGGGACTCAATACACTGCACACGGGACTCAATACACTGCACACGGGACTCAATACACGGCACACGGGACTCAATACACGGCACACGGGACTCAATACACTGCACACGGGACTCAATACACTGCACACGGGACTCAATACACTGCACACGGGACTCAATACACGGCACACAGGGACTCAATACACGGCACACGGGGACTCAATACACGGCACACGGGACTCAATACACGGCACACGGGACTCAATACACGGCACATGGGACTCAATACACACTGCACACGGGACTCAATACACGGCACACGGGACTCAATACACTGCACACGGGACTCAATACACGGCACACGGGGACTCAATACACGGCACACGGGGACTCAATACACGGCACACGGGACTCAATACACGGCACACGGGACTCAATACACTGCACACGGGACTCAATACACTGCACACGGGACTCAATACACGGCACACGGGACTCAATACACGGCACACGGGACTCAATACACTGCACACGGGACTCAATACACTGCACACGGGACTCAATACACTGCACACGGGACTCAATACACTGCACACAGGGACTCAATACACTGCACACGGGACTCAATACACTGCACACGGGACTCAATACACTGCACACTGGACTCAATACACTGCACACGGGACTCAATACACTGCACACGGGACTCAATACACTGCACACGGGACTCAATACACTGCACACGGGACTCAATACACTGCACACGGGACTCAATAAGCATTATAATATTGAAGCAGATAGTACACTACAAAGAGTGTTTGAGGAAGGGGTTCTACTCACTGTAGCACCCTTAGCTCCCTTCACACCTTCAGGACCCTGTGGAAGAGGAACAGGAAAGGAATGATTATCATTCAATAGAAGATCAGTATTACCATTGTTATAAAACCATTGAAAAAAGGAGAATGTAACTACTAGTGACATAACAGAGTTATGTAAAGTATAAAAGGCATGGATACATAAATGCTGACATCTTTCTATGTTACAGGTTCTGTTTTgaaaataccacagtgttgatAGAGGATGTTACATGATATACTGATGAAAGAACCAGGATGTAGAACCTGTACTCACGGGCATACCAGCAGGGCCACCAGGACCGATGGGCCCAGTGCCTCCAGAAACACCCTAAAAACACAGTCAGCACACAACAAATTCATCAGCATTGAACTGTTGTTGAAGGGTGACATAGaatacaaatcaaatccaattttgttTGTCAATTGAGCCGAaatttactgtgaaatgcttacttacaacaaTGCAGATCAAGAAatatagttaagaaaatattgactaaataaactaaaagtaaaataaaacaagTAACATAATATAATTACGTAACAATaaggaggctatatgcagggggtaccggtaccgagtaaATGTGTGGCGgtactggttagtcgaggtaatttgtacatgtaggtaggggtaaactgactatgtatagataataacagcgagtagcagcggggggtcaatgtaaataggccgtttgattcattgttcagaagtattatggcttgggggtagaagctgttaaggagcattttggacctagacttggcgctctggtaccgcttgccatgcgggagcagagagaacagtccatgactagggtgactggagtctgatatttttttatcctttctctgacaccgcctggaatATAGGTCCTGTAGCGCATTacagtcggatgccgagcagttgccacaccaggcggtgatgcaaccggtcaggttgctctcgatggtgcagctgtagaactttttgaggatctggggacccatgtcaaatattttcagtctcctgaggggaaataggctttgtagtgccctcttcacgactgtcttggtgtgtttggaccatgatagtttgttgatgatgtggacaccaaggaactttaaacatttgacccactccactacagccctgtcaatgttaatggggtcctgttcggccctccttttcctgtagtcccagatcatctcctttgtcttgctcacattgagggagaggttgttgtcctggcagtctctgacctcctccctataggctgtctcatcattgtcgatgatcaggcctaccactgttgtatcatcagcaaacttaatggcgGTGGAGTCTtgcctggccacgcagtcgtgggtgaacagggagtacaggaggggactgagcatacactcctgaggggcccccgtgttgagaatcagcatggcagatgtgttgttgcctacccttaccacatttttatttatttattttacttaaccgttatttaactaggcaagtcagttaagaacaaattcttatttacaatgacagcctaccccggccaaactctaatccggacgacgctggccCAATTGTGTGCCGCAACACTTgtgggtggcccgtcaggaagtccaggatccagttacacagggaggtgtttagtcccaggatccttaccttagtgatgagctttgtgggcactatggtgttgaacgttgagctgtagtcaatgagcagcattctcacataggtgttccttttatccaggtgggaaagggaagtgtggagtgcgattgagattgcatcatctgtggatctgttgaggcggaatgcgaattggagtgggtctagggtttccgggatgatggtgttgacgtgagccataaccagcctttcaaagcacttcatggctaccgtcgtgaatgctacggggcggtagtcatttaggcaggttaccttcgcattCTTGGGCGCAGGGACTatgttggtctgcttgaaacgtggGTATTACAGTCTCGGTCAGGGAGAgggtgaaaatgtcagtgaatcgacttgacagttggtccgtgCATCTGAGTACAAGCCCTGGTAATCCGTatggccccgcggccttgtgaatgttcatctgtttaaaggtcttgctcacgtCGGCTATGGAAGGCGTGATCAGACATGTTCAATATGGATGTGACATACTGACAGAATAACATtatttccagtgtgtgtgtgtgtgtgtgtgtgtgtgtgtgtgtgtgtgtgtgtgtgtgtgtgtgtgtgtgtgtatatccttAGAGAAAATATACGGCAtctttacatttgagtcatttagcagatgctcttagaGTGACATagaggagcaattagggttaagtgccttgctcaaggccaCATCGACAGATTTTGGACCGAGTCGGctcgggattcgaaccagcaacctttcttTCAAAGCTCTATAATGTCAGCTAAGGAGAGACAGGTGTCACTCACAGTCTCTCCCTTGGATCCGTGTGTCCCCTGTGGCCCTGGCAGTCCcctgtctcccttctctccctgctctccgGTGGGCCCAATCAGACCAATCAGACCCGAGTGTCCCTTCTCTCCCTTGTCACCGCCCTCGCCACGCAGTCCTGGCAAACCTGGCGGTcccttgaagagagagagagagagagtgagatggtaCTGCAGCTTTAAAGAGTAAGGATGTGAGTATATTCACTTGAAGCATCAATATAGCCCTGTATGCCAATAGATCAACACAGTGTGGATGATACAATCTATTATAGATATATTAATGTACATATCAGTGTCTTATCTCACCAGCGGGCCGGGAGGTCCCTTCTGGCCGGAAAGGCCCGGAGAACCCTGCTCGCCCTTGAAGAGATCATCAGAAGCAAGTTAGTGGCAAACACATCAAACAGCTCCGTTACACTGGGGTTAAGCTCATGGTAGTAGCGAGGAGCCTAAATTAGGCCCTATAGAGCAGTCTGgcagacagactggcagacagactggcagacagactggcagacagactggcagacagactggtagacagactggtagacagactggtagacagactggtagacagactggtagacagactggtagacagactggcagacagacaaacacagagagacagacagacagacagactctagAGCAGTAGACTGAACCACAGACTGAATAGCCCAGTCTGTCCATGGAAGAGTGAGCTCATCTCCCTCACCACTGATCCAGGGAGTCCTCTCAGACCCTCAGTTCCTGGTTTTCCTGGTTGACCCTGAGGTCCGACGGGGCCTGTCTTTCCTGGAGGTCCGTTGGCACCTGGATCTCCctggaaaaaaaagagagagaaaaaacccaTCAGACATTAATAAACTCCAATATTCCAAATCCCCAATGTGGGTTGTGAGCGGAGCAAATTAATATATTTGGAAAATGATTGACAGCAGAGAGAGCTATGTACATTTGGTTTCAGGTCTGTCTGGCATGGCCTGTGACTCACTATCACTAGGATAGATAACGATCCACAGGGTTAACTGCCAGTGCCAACACACTGAACGATGACCTTTGAACTCTTACCTTAgttcccttctctccctgtcgTCCCTCTGGTCCTCTCGTTCCAGCAAGACCCTGGGAAAGAAGCGATGTGTAATATTATCAACGTCATGACGTTTCTATGATTGGTTATAGGCCACCTGTAGCATCTATCAAACATAATACATTGAAAACCAACAGATATGACTGTGGATGATAGTTGCGGTGTGGCCTGGTGCGGGTGAACGACCTTACCCTCTTTCCTGGTCCTCCAGGAGGCCCGTTCTCACCAGTGGGTCCAGGAGATCCCTGCAGCAGAGAGCATGATTAGAACACTTCAGTGACCTGCAAGGGGTCAATATTAACTATAAAGAACTGAACCTAAATATACACACGGGTAGCTGTTTTTTTGAAGTTGCATAATAATCTACATTCTCGACGGGCCTTAAGGGCGATCTGCCAGGGAGGACATGAACTTTAACCTCGCAGTCCCATCTTATGCTTCAACAGGTGCTTCAAGATGGAAAATGCACTTATCTCTGGCTTGAACTGAGGTGGTTTAGATTTGTGGATTTGCATGCTTATGGCCACAATGTCCCCTAAACTCTGAGGATGTGCTCGACATTACAAGCACTACTCTTGAATTGCTGCAGGGAGCCATTTCGCACAGGAGCGATCGTTGAACAGACAATGTATGACCCAGTAACATCAAATTCATCAAAGCACTTGGTGAAGGAGAGTCCTGGAGAAGAGCCCATGTCGTAACTATAGCAACAGCGAAGGAAGGAAATGAAATAGACGCTGGAGTACGAGGCCACCTACAGCTTGTCCTTGTTcaccgtcctctcctctctctccctttgctcCGTCCTGACCCTAAAGAAGACAGAGTTATCAGAGATGTGGCCATTGCTACGACGGCGTTAAAAGTAGATACTTCCTGGGGTTTGTTGATAGAACAAAACACTCATTCATAGATACACCAGTGGTATGAAACGCTACGAACACACTAATTGGAATATCTGTCTCACCACAACAAAACAGATCAAATGAAACGTGCGTGACGAGCGTTTTTAGATACTCACTCTGGGGCCGAGTTCACCAGGGGGCCCGGGGTCGCCTGGGAAACCAACAGGGCCCTAGGAGAGAGACACAATGGCATAACGTCAGACACCGAAACATCTAGTGTGGTCAGTACAAGTTGTATTACTAGATTTATCTGTTGAGTATATTTGACGTACAGGGTTTCCCTTGGGTCCGTCGTCTCCAGGGCCTCCTCTTCCACCAGCAGGGCCAGAAGTACCAGGTTGTCCCGCCTCTCCCTTGTCTCCGTGTTCTCCACGTGGGCCCTGCCATTGGACAACAACACTGTCACTCACAGTGCAATGCATCCATGTATAGAAACAAAATACGTGCGTACGGGACAATACAGTTGAACCAAAAGATCTATGTCTCACCTTCTTTCCTGGCTCTCCTCCGATTCCAGGTGGTCCGGCTTCGCCAGGCTCTCCCTGTCAACACAACGTTTTCAGTTCTCAGAACGTGTACACGCATACTCTGACGATTACAACGGAGCATTTCAATCAAGTTCATGTGAATTTACGTTTACCTTATCTCCCAGGTTTCCAGGGTTACCCACACCACCAGGAGGACCTTGAGGACCCtgaattaaaaaataaacataattgCATCAATAATGTCAAAACAACAAGAGTCATACCCATAGTACCATATATGACTTCAAATCAACAGGGAGACTAGGTCTTCATGTGGGATGACTTCATAATATTTCCAGTAGCATAAAAACTCCATTACAATGAAATCATTCAATATGATTATTCTACGCCGAGGAGAAACTTCTGGAAGGTTTTGAGAGAAGATAGGTACTCACGTCAGCGCCGCTTGAACCAGCAGGGCCACGGGGTCCTGGGGGGCCAGGTGGACCCTAAAGAGACAAATAGGATGAGATGAGCAATATCCTAGTGTGATTCATGCTAGCAATACCTCTTCCTGAACTATTACGATTGGCTTAATAATGATGAGATCCAATCATCTGTTGGGTTGCTCCAATTTGTCGTCGACACTCACCATTGGTCCGACATCTcccgtctctcccttctctcctgatGGGCCTGGCAATCCCTACAAGATACATTCACGGTTAGAGATGCCATTGACCTATTGAGTCACAATCACAAGACTATCGTAATGTGGTTCAAATCAGGTTGTCACAACAGAAATCCGTCATCATACCTGCAGTCCAATGGGACCTGGGGCCCCTGGGAATCCTCTTGATCCTTCATCTCCCTTGGCCCCAAATGGCCCCTGCTGACCTCTGGCTCCTAGTTCTCCATCAGCTCCCTGAacaatggagacagagagaggggaatatTGAAGGCAACACCTCCGAGGGGCACCATGCTATGAATTCCTATGTGTCCGATGCAATATTGATAACACACTGTCTGTTGATGGAGTTTCTACTTACAGCAGTGCCGGGCTGACCGAGTGGACCCATTGGCCCTGGTGGACCGGGAGGACCCTGTTGACACACAATGTCTCATTGTGAGCAAATGGTGTCACTGTACTTTAGCAGAGACAATCATACGTACAGTATCTTGTTCAGACACAATAGAGATAAGGAACAGACAGTAAAAGAATGGCGGTAATGTCTCTCACATGCTCTCCTTTGCCGCCCTTCGCTCCCTTCTGGCCGTGCTCTCCAACCTCACCCTGTAATCCCAAAAAATCCACCACAAAAGCTTTTGTTACGAGAGGTTTGAAATGAGCATTGTGATATCGTCTCACGTGGTAAACCCAGTAATTAGAATATGTGATGGAGATATCATGGTGGTTACTGGCCTTGTCTCCGTCCTCTCCTGGAACTCCAATGGATCCGGCAGCACCTGGCAGACCCACTGGGCCCTGGACACCGTCACGACCAGCCGGGCCGATTGGACCTTTCTCCCCCTGAGAGGGAAGGTGGTGGGGGAGAGAACATATAAGACATAGAGAATAGAGAAGAACAATGACCCGGtctgacatcacagctctgtacaTTGGATATGTTTTGTAAAAGTACTCACGGGCACGCCCTTCTCTCCTGATGGTCCTGGAGGCCCCTGGGGGCCAGGTCTTCCTGGGGGTCCGATGGGGCCTCCACtgcctccctgccctctctcgccTGGGGATCCCTGCACAGGTATGATTACAGACGTGATTAAAGCCAAGGTGATGTGGACGTCGAAAAGGACTGTACATGAAATTATTTCACAATGAGTCATTTCAGATGTAATTATTGTCAGACGTACAGCTGTTCCGGGAGGTCCTGCTGGGCCTTCGCTTCCTTTCAGTCCGCCGCCTCCCTAAAAGCAGACAGGAACATGTTAAAACACTAAATGTgcaatctatatacaatatgACATCTCACCCTGGGACATAGAGAATAGGCTATCAGACACAGAAAGTGTATTGGTCAGACTGCTAACCGGGGTGCCAGGCATTCCTCTCTCTCCGGGGAAGCCTCTCAGTCCTGGGGGTCCATCTTTGCCGGGGCCGCCTTGGGGACCAGGGTCTCCCTTAGTTCCCTCCTTGCCAGAGGGTCCGGAGAGTCCTTGCTCGCCTGGTGGTCCTGGAGGCCCGGGGTGACCGCGCTCGCCCAGGGGGCCAGTCTCTCCTGAGGGACCCTGGGAcaatgaagaggaggaagaggagtaatGAAGATGGAAAGTGAATGGTGTAGGTGAATCCATACATTGGATCAAATCCATACATTGGACACTGGACAATGTTAATAAAGAAATGTTGCATTAATCTTACTTGAGGTCCAACAACACCTGGAGGTCCGGGTGGCCCAGTCTTTCCTTGGAATCCCTGTGGAAGAGAAAACAAAATGAATTGGGCCTTGAATAGAGCCTTGCGTAACCCCTAATGCAATCAGCGTCGGTAAACGTGTTTATCGTGTGAGGAAGTAACGGTAGATCAACTTTTTTATTTAAAAGAACACAACGTAGCAAAAGACATGGCACTGTTTATGAGATCCATATATTCCTGATAGCTTGTACCCCACATGGCCGCATGTTCCAGACAAGGAAACAGACTTAcaacttctcctctctgtccagggTGTCCGGGCAGTCCATCCTTCCCTGGTGGTCCCTGGGTAGGAAATAGAAAAGGGTTAAGGGAAAGAAGGTACTTACAGTTTCAAACTCTACTAATAAAAATACATCTGAAATGAATCTAGCTATACAGAGTGGATATAATAGCCTTACGGGAGGTCCCTTTGGCCCCGGGAAACCGTTTGCTCCTTGAGGTCCGGGCAATCCCTGAAAGATACAATGGGAGGAGGACAGGTATAAGTGTCACAACAACAGGTATGCTATAGTGGCACGACAAAGTGTCTACCAGTAAACAAATAAATGATAGCTCAGACAACCTACCCTCTCTCCTGGTGGACCAGATGGGCCGTCACTTCCTGATGTACCCTAGTAAAAAGAAAGCGATAGAAGCTCAGAATTATTACCATCGATGCAGCTAACCAATATTACAGTCTTATTATGACATGGTGGCCTGTAGGTGAACTGACAGTGCTGTTGAGCATTAACCTCCATAAATCTCCTTTGTCACAATTGTCTGTGATGGATGTATTGTTGATTTTGTATTATAGATATTGTACTATCGATATTGTATTAAAGATATTGTCT
This window of the Oncorhynchus keta strain PuntledgeMale-10-30-2019 chromosome 20, Oket_V2, whole genome shotgun sequence genome carries:
- the LOC118398949 gene encoding collagen alpha-2(XI) chain-like isoform X7; this translates as MKEYDYSYKDYNEPLPEGETGGNMGPALSAVTDEGGASVSAVKGEKGEPAVLEPGMLIEGPPGPEGQAGLPGPNGPSGPPGSVGDPGERGLPGKAGIAGADGVPGPPGTSVMLPFRFGSSGGDKGPMVSAQEAQAQAILSQARLALKGPPGPMGYTGRTGPLGTPGSAGLKGEGGDPGPQGPRGPQGLSGPPGKSGRRGRAGADGARGMPGEGGPKGDRGFDGLPGLPGDKGHRGDTGGLGPQGGPGEDGERGDDGDIGPRGLPGEPGPRGLLGPKGPNGISGPPGVRGNDGPHGPKGNLGPQGEPGPPGQQGTSGTQGMPGPQGAHGPPGEKGPTGKPGLPGMSGADGPPGHPGKEGPVGTKGNQGPNGPQGTLGYPGPRGIKGTQGIRGLKGHKGEKGEDGFPGIKGDFGVKGERGEGGVPGPRGEDGPEGPKGRVGPPGELGPIGLVGEKGKLGVPGLPGYPGRLGPKGSLGFPGFPGTNGEKGTRGLIGKLGPRGQRGPTGPRGQRGPRGSTGKPGAKGTSGSDGPSGPPGERGLPGPQGANGFPGPKGPPGPPGKDGLPGHPGQRGEVGFQGKTGPPGPPGVVGPQGPSGETGPLGERGHPGPPGPPGEQGLSGPSGKEGTKGDPGPQGGPGKDGPPGLRGFPGERGMPGTPGGGGLKGSEGPAGPPGTAGSPGERGQGGSGGPIGPPGRPGPQGPPGPSGEKGVPGEKGPIGPAGRDGVQGPVGLPGAAGSIGVPGEDGDKGEVGEHGQKGAKGGKGEHGPPGPPGPMGPLGQPGTAGADGELGARGQQGPFGAKGDEGSRGFPGAPGPIGLQGLPGPSGEKGETGDVGPMGPPGPPGPRGPAGSSGADGPQGPPGGVGNPGNLGDKGEPGEAGPPGIGGEPGKKGPRGEHGDKGEAGQPGTSGPAGGRGGPGDDGPKGNPGPVGFPGDPGPPGELGPRGQDGAKGERGEDGEQGQAGSPGPTGENGPPGGPGKRGLAGTRGPEGRQGEKGTKGDPGANGPPGKTGPVGPQGQPGKPGTEGLRGLPGSVGEQGSPGLSGQKGPPGPLGPPGLPGLRGEGGDKGEKGHSGLIGLIGPTGEQGEKGDRGLPGPQGTHGSKGETGVSGGTGPIGPGGPAGMPGPEGVKGAKGATGGAGPKGEKGVSGPPGPPGPPGEVIQPMPIQISKKSKRSIDASRMQSETDAESAVADATGTEFLTGSEGMEEIFGSLNSLRQEIETMRFPLGTKDSPARTCQDLKLSQPELKDGEYWIDPNQGCSRDSLKVFCNFTAGGETCLYPSKSVDTVKLNSWTTEKPGSWYSEFATGSKLSYVDSNGEPIGVVQLGFLRLLSVQARQNFTYHCHRSVAWADRTANNGHKRALHFQGANDEDLSYETSPYIKALVDGCSYRKGFDRTVVEVNTPQVEQLPLRDLKITDFGESNQKFGFEVGPVCFLG